TAACCGGTATCACCTTTCCATCCGCAGCATATATCTGCGTCATTCCTACCTTTTTGCCAATCAATCCATTAACCACTTTTTCCCCTCACATCCCTTATAATTTTATCTCTACGTCCACCCCTGCTGATATATCTAATTTCATCAGTGCATCAGCAGTATCCGGTGTAGGCTCATATATATCTATCAAACGTTTGTGTGTCCTGACCTCAAACTGTTCCCGTGATTTTTTGTCCACATGCGGGGACCTTAATACAGTAAACTTATTTATAGAAGTAGGAAGAGGTATAGGCCCGGACACTCTCGCTCCTGTCCTTTTTGCTGTTTCCACAATCTCAGCCGCAGACTGGTCCAACAGCTTAAAATCATATCCCTTCAACCTTATCCTGATCCTCTGACCCGTTACCATCTTTTAATTTCCCCTATTCATTAAGTAAACAATATATGTTGCAATATCATATTTTACTGTTTACTGCTGACTCATCTATTGCTCATCCCAAAATCTAACTTCTTGCTTCTAACTTCTTTCTTCTTTCCTACTCTATCACCTTACTAACAACTCCTGCCCCGACTGTCCTGCCGCCTTCCCTGATTGCAAACCTTAATCCCTCATCCATTGCAATAGG
The sequence above is a segment of the Nitrospirota bacterium genome. Coding sequences within it:
- the rpsJ gene encoding 30S ribosomal protein S10 → MVTGQRIRIRLKGYDFKLLDQSAAEIVETAKRTGARVSGPIPLPTSINKFTVLRSPHVDKKSREQFEVRTHKRLIDIYEPTPDTADALMKLDISAGVDVEIKL